The following are from one region of the candidate division KSB1 bacterium genome:
- a CDS encoding homocysteine S-methyltransferase family protein, whose translation MNKSIPQPFLPNRTILLDGGVGRELRFRGVEVPKTIWSANALLVAPEVVRQIHIDYIFAGADIITTNTYGVKRADLAEIGIESLFEELIQLACKLARQARTSTGQQVLIAGSLAPLRGSFRPDLVGDPDKITPVYQEQAELMAPYVDLFLCETISSATEARASAEAACSTGKPVWVSWTLHEDRSGNLRSGETILEAAETLQDLPVCGFLVNCSSPESITSAIPHLASLDTRWCGGYANIFKPIAQDWKLNGDKETDGFIPLRYDLNPMQYSEHVMKWLDSGATVVGGCCGTRPAHIKLLKEIIDQETE comes from the coding sequence ATGAACAAATCTATACCACAACCATTTCTTCCCAATCGTACCATATTGCTTGATGGCGGTGTTGGACGTGAGCTTAGATTTCGTGGCGTAGAAGTACCAAAAACTATCTGGTCTGCCAATGCTTTGCTGGTGGCACCGGAGGTGGTTCGCCAGATCCACATCGATTACATTTTTGCCGGGGCCGATATCATAACTACCAATACCTATGGGGTCAAACGTGCAGATTTAGCTGAAATTGGAATTGAATCTTTGTTTGAGGAATTGATTCAATTAGCCTGCAAATTGGCACGACAAGCCAGGACATCAACCGGACAACAAGTTTTGATAGCAGGTTCTTTGGCGCCATTGCGAGGAAGTTTTCGACCTGATCTAGTTGGCGATCCGGACAAAATAACACCTGTTTATCAGGAACAGGCAGAATTAATGGCCCCTTATGTGGATTTATTTTTATGTGAAACCATCTCCTCAGCTACGGAAGCTCGAGCTTCAGCAGAAGCTGCATGCAGTACCGGAAAACCTGTTTGGGTATCCTGGACTCTGCATGAAGACAGGTCCGGCAATTTACGCAGTGGTGAGACAATTTTAGAAGCTGCAGAAACGTTGCAAGACCTTCCGGTCTGCGGGTTCCTGGTGAATTGTTCTTCGCCTGAGAGTATAACATCCGCTATTCCTCATTTAGCATCTTTGGATACCAGGTGGTGCGGCGGTTATGCAAATATTTTTAAACCCATTGCCCAGGATTGGAAGCTTAATGGGGATAAAGAAACTGATGGATTTATACCATTACGTTATGATCTAAATCCAATGCAATATAGCGAACATGTTATGAAATGGCTGGATTCAGGTGCAACAGTAGTGGGAGGATGTTGTGGAACGAGACCTGCACATATCAAACTGCTAAAGGAAATAATAGACCAAGAAACCGAGTAA
- a CDS encoding PQQ-like beta-propeller repeat protein yields MKIHKFLFFVGITILLFQPVFAQDWSQWRGSNRDGVAAISQIPSNWPQQLRQAWQIEVGEGHSSPIYSNGKIFVFTRQNTEEVLLCINPKDASIIWQKSYSAPYTLNPAAFGHGKGPKSTPVIAEGKIITLGINGVLSCFDITNGALTWQRRFTEQFSKTAPVFGTAMSPLVNDGLAIAHVGGQKGALMAIDIKSGDIKWQWDNDGPGYSSPLIATIAGVKQIITLSQKNIIGLAFENGKLLWQIPFQTPWFQNIQTPLFYENDLILSGLQKALMRVKIEKKNDTWSVEEVWKNKDTWTYMSSPVLFGDIIVLFSDRRKGSYAMVDAKSGEVLWQSQGRVGENAALIRVGEFLLSLQNEGKLIIAKPSREKLDIIREYTVADSQTWAHPVLFDNHILIKDKTNLTLWKLN; encoded by the coding sequence ATGAAAATTCATAAGTTTTTATTTTTTGTTGGAATAACCATTCTTTTATTCCAACCGGTTTTTGCCCAGGATTGGTCACAATGGCGTGGTTCAAATCGAGATGGCGTTGCAGCCATTTCTCAAATTCCGAGTAATTGGCCCCAGCAATTACGACAAGCCTGGCAAATTGAAGTTGGTGAAGGCCACTCCTCACCCATTTACTCAAATGGTAAAATATTTGTCTTTACCCGGCAAAACACCGAGGAAGTTCTTCTCTGCATCAATCCGAAAGATGCCTCCATCATTTGGCAAAAATCTTATTCGGCGCCTTACACGCTGAATCCCGCCGCATTTGGCCACGGTAAAGGACCAAAATCAACGCCGGTGATTGCAGAGGGTAAAATCATTACCCTTGGTATCAATGGAGTGCTTTCATGCTTCGATATTACCAATGGAGCATTGACCTGGCAAAGAAGGTTTACTGAGCAATTCAGTAAAACGGCGCCTGTTTTCGGTACTGCTATGTCTCCACTGGTCAATGACGGTTTAGCCATTGCACATGTGGGTGGTCAAAAAGGCGCCTTAATGGCTATTGACATAAAAAGCGGCGACATCAAATGGCAATGGGATAATGACGGACCGGGTTACTCCTCTCCACTTATTGCAACAATTGCCGGGGTAAAGCAAATTATCACTTTATCTCAAAAAAATATCATAGGACTTGCATTTGAAAATGGTAAGCTGCTATGGCAAATTCCATTTCAAACGCCATGGTTTCAAAATATTCAGACACCCCTTTTTTATGAAAACGACCTGATCCTTTCCGGCTTGCAGAAAGCATTAATGAGGGTGAAAATCGAAAAGAAAAATGACACTTGGTCGGTGGAAGAAGTATGGAAGAACAAAGATACCTGGACCTATATGAGTTCTCCGGTTTTGTTCGGTGATATTATTGTCCTGTTTTCAGATCGTCGTAAAGGATCATATGCAATGGTTGATGCAAAATCCGGTGAGGTGTTATGGCAAAGCCAGGGTCGTGTGGGTGAAAATGCTGCTTTAATTCGGGTTGGTGAATTTCTACTGAGTTTACAAAATGAAGGAAAATTAATCATTGCAAAACCAAGCCGTGAGAAGCTGGATATTATTAGAGAATATACAGTTGCCGACTCTCAAACCTGGGCGCACCCGGTACTATTTGATAATCATATTTTGATTAAAGACAAAACAAATTTGACCCTGTGGAAACTGAACTAA
- a CDS encoding P1 family peptidase: protein MIVIQKEYTNRFSHLIFGFVLLCILTATCVFGSDKPRARDLGIPLDGNPGKLNAITDVAGIEVGHVTLISGEGKLIVGKGPVRTGVTAILPRGKKWDPVFAGWYSLNGNGEMTGTTWVEESGFLEGPIMITNTHSVGVVRDAVISWQHKNKISDPIFSDIFWALPVVAETYDGGLNDINGFHVKAEHVFTALNNTKSGPVAEGNVGGGTGMVCHGFKGGIGTASRVLSQRQGGYTVGVLVQANHGGRNTFTVAGVPVGKEISDLRGEFTWPRETGSIIVVVATDAPLLPHQLKRLARRVPIGIGKVGGQGGNTSGDIFIAFSTANPGAAHRREVQDLKMLPNDRISSLFEATIQAVEEAILNCLVAAETMTGINGNTVYALPQDRLKEALKKYNRLVE from the coding sequence ATGATAGTCATTCAAAAAGAGTATACAAATAGATTCTCACATTTGATATTCGGTTTCGTTTTACTCTGCATTCTGACAGCGACTTGTGTTTTTGGAAGTGATAAACCCAGGGCAAGAGACCTGGGTATTCCGTTAGATGGCAATCCGGGCAAACTCAATGCAATAACAGATGTTGCAGGAATTGAAGTCGGGCATGTCACGTTGATTTCAGGTGAAGGCAAACTAATTGTTGGTAAAGGGCCGGTCAGAACCGGGGTAACGGCCATCCTGCCCCGCGGTAAAAAGTGGGATCCGGTATTTGCTGGTTGGTACTCTCTCAATGGTAATGGCGAAATGACCGGTACCACCTGGGTGGAAGAGTCGGGTTTTTTAGAAGGACCGATCATGATTACCAATACTCATAGCGTCGGTGTGGTCCGGGATGCCGTGATTAGCTGGCAGCATAAAAATAAAATAAGCGACCCAATATTCTCCGATATCTTTTGGGCATTACCGGTTGTCGCAGAAACCTACGATGGTGGCTTAAACGATATCAATGGTTTTCATGTAAAGGCCGAACATGTGTTCACCGCTTTAAATAATACCAAGAGCGGCCCGGTTGCTGAAGGCAATGTCGGCGGCGGCACGGGTATGGTTTGCCATGGTTTTAAGGGGGGAATAGGAACAGCTTCGAGGGTTTTATCGCAACGGCAAGGCGGGTATACTGTCGGGGTTTTGGTACAGGCAAATCATGGCGGCAGAAATACTTTTACGGTTGCCGGCGTTCCGGTTGGCAAAGAGATTAGCGATTTACGCGGCGAATTTACATGGCCCCGGGAGACCGGATCGATCATTGTCGTTGTCGCTACGGACGCGCCATTACTGCCGCATCAATTAAAGCGATTAGCTCGCCGGGTACCTATAGGAATCGGCAAAGTGGGCGGCCAGGGCGGTAATACATCGGGAGATATTTTCATCGCTTTCTCCACTGCAAATCCAGGCGCGGCGCATCGCAGGGAGGTTCAAGATCTAAAAATGTTACCGAACGATCGAATATCATCGTTGTTCGAAGCCACTATTCAAGCAGTGGAAGAAGCCATTTTAAATTGCCTGGTCGCAGCAGAAACTATGACCGGTATCAATGGAAATACGGTTTATGCATTACCCCAAGATCGCTTGAAAGAAGCTCTGAAAAAATATAATCGGTTGGTGGAATAG
- a CDS encoding TonB-dependent receptor: MKNNFFKTLKNKLLRIRRLYSFLIISILINIFVISVLLAQTQQDSLRKDQIEYKLKPVTVTAVRTSRPIYEVPYAIDVLSKKSIQRGKLQLSLEESLREVPGIIVNNRNNLSQGDRISIRGIGSRASFGVRGIKIILDDIPLTMPDGQSQLNNLDISSIGSLEVLRGPNSALYGNASGGVLIFHTEFASEQRLLFTPKLTIGSYGYQKLQAKSSLNFKRHNFLVNFYNLKLDGFREHSSAKMNSVNIVGHHNVSKHFRVRTVFNYYDSPYLLNPSSLSKSAAESTPQQARTFVKNQGAGKEIRQIQGGVSLLYGQKKEKFELTMYGLSRSLFNLIPGRIIDLSRHAGGLRGVFSKSSHLNGITIRLTGGADFESQSDDRSEFINLGLPDNLYPSLEEKEIFNQVRFGSKLLEQKEEVLGIGPFIHLEFVFRQNLFFTIGTRYDYYKFKVKDNFLEDNVDDSGERNMDQISPMIGFTYRFDPLSSFYINYSTAFQTPTTTELSNRPSGAGGFNPALEPEDIKSLEVGLKGVWADHKINYDLALYALQITNMLIPFQVQDPASEEIFFRNAGKATNKGFELKSTWTPITGTKIILSYSYMNFIFKDFVVESSPDNLQLSDNKVPGIPPHRFFAGFNYEHDSGFYSAINFKWNDNFFANDLNGPPVGSDLSRQSFINSSYFLVDTHFGLQRKLHDFSVHLLLGINNIFDNKYNDSIVPNAFGNRFFEPAPGRNWYAGVSFPISSAK; encoded by the coding sequence TTGAAAAATAATTTTTTTAAAACGCTTAAGAACAAACTTCTCCGAATTCGTCGATTGTATTCATTTTTAATAATTTCGATCTTAATTAATATCTTTGTTATTTCAGTATTACTCGCCCAAACTCAGCAAGACTCTCTCAGGAAGGATCAGATTGAATATAAACTCAAACCGGTAACAGTGACTGCAGTTCGTACTTCACGTCCGATTTATGAAGTCCCATATGCAATTGATGTTCTCTCCAAAAAAAGTATTCAACGTGGTAAATTACAGCTTTCCTTAGAAGAATCTTTGCGTGAAGTTCCTGGAATCATTGTCAATAATCGAAATAATTTATCTCAGGGCGACCGTATTTCCATCAGGGGAATTGGCAGCCGTGCTTCATTCGGGGTTCGTGGGATTAAGATTATTCTGGATGACATCCCATTGACCATGCCGGATGGACAATCACAATTAAACAACCTGGACATCAGCTCAATTGGGTCTCTTGAAGTATTACGCGGACCCAATTCCGCACTATATGGAAATGCTTCAGGTGGAGTGCTCATTTTTCACACCGAATTTGCATCTGAACAAAGATTGTTATTCACACCCAAACTCACTATCGGCTCTTATGGCTACCAAAAATTACAGGCAAAATCTTCTTTAAATTTTAAGCGCCATAATTTCCTGGTCAATTTTTACAATCTTAAATTGGATGGTTTTCGGGAACATTCTTCTGCGAAAATGAATTCAGTCAACATCGTTGGTCATCATAATGTATCGAAACATTTTCGGGTTAGAACAGTTTTCAATTATTATGATTCTCCATACCTGTTAAATCCAAGTTCCTTATCAAAATCTGCAGCGGAATCAACTCCTCAGCAAGCAAGAACATTTGTCAAAAACCAAGGAGCTGGAAAGGAAATTCGTCAAATCCAGGGTGGTGTTTCATTGTTGTATGGCCAAAAAAAGGAAAAATTCGAACTAACAATGTATGGATTGTCACGATCGCTTTTCAATCTTATCCCGGGTAGAATTATCGATCTTTCAAGGCATGCCGGTGGGTTACGTGGAGTCTTCAGCAAGAGCTCGCATCTAAATGGAATCACTATCAGATTGACTGGCGGAGCTGATTTTGAAAGCCAAAGCGATGATCGCTCCGAGTTTATTAATTTGGGTTTGCCTGATAATCTTTATCCATCGTTAGAAGAAAAAGAAATTTTTAACCAGGTTCGTTTCGGATCCAAGTTACTCGAACAAAAAGAGGAGGTCCTTGGTATTGGGCCTTTTATTCATTTAGAATTTGTTTTCCGGCAGAATTTATTTTTTACCATTGGGACTCGCTACGATTATTATAAATTCAAAGTTAAAGATAATTTTCTAGAGGACAATGTCGATGATTCCGGTGAAAGAAACATGGATCAAATTAGTCCAATGATCGGATTCACCTACCGCTTTGATCCTTTGTCCAGTTTTTACATAAATTATTCAACCGCTTTTCAAACTCCAACAACTACGGAATTGAGTAATCGACCATCTGGTGCAGGTGGATTTAATCCTGCATTGGAGCCGGAAGATATCAAAAGCCTTGAAGTTGGACTAAAAGGAGTTTGGGCTGACCACAAAATCAACTACGATCTGGCATTATACGCTCTACAAATTACCAATATGCTCATTCCGTTCCAGGTTCAAGATCCTGCCAGTGAAGAAATTTTCTTTCGGAATGCCGGTAAAGCAACCAATAAAGGATTTGAATTAAAATCTACCTGGACGCCAATCACCGGGACTAAAATCATTTTATCCTATTCATACATGAACTTTATTTTTAAAGACTTTGTTGTAGAATCTTCTCCTGATAATTTACAATTGTCTGACAACAAGGTTCCAGGCATCCCGCCACATCGATTTTTTGCCGGATTCAATTATGAACACGATTCAGGATTTTACTCAGCAATCAATTTTAAATGGAATGACAATTTCTTTGCTAATGATTTGAATGGACCACCTGTTGGCAGCGATTTATCAAGGCAATCTTTTATAAATTCATCTTATTTTTTAGTTGATACTCACTTTGGGCTTCAACGGAAATTACACGATTTTTCAGTTCATTTATTATTAGGGATCAACAATATATTCGATAATAAATATAATGACTCCATCGTACCCAATGCCTTCGGAAATCGGTTTTTTGAGCCGGCGCCTGGTAGAAATTGGTATGCTGGAGTAAGTTTCCCAATTTCATCTGCAAAGTAA
- a CDS encoding aminotransferase class V-fold PLP-dependent enzyme: MNRRNFLKGSSIGAAGILITNQMSQIKQTFAADLDNFNSKINGDFTHLRSAYQLSPDVQYFNHASIGTIPSAVQKARQKYLELCESNPWLYMWGGAWEESREETRKKAAQILNCSPGEVALTHNTTEGFNILANGLPLGKGDEVVFSSMNHAGASVCWFHQAKDKGFQVNKFDFPVTSSSELSKQDVLDLYDRNITNRTRVLVFPHIDNIVGLNHPVRELTELARSKGVEFIAVDGAQAVGMVQTDMRDMDVDFYACSPHKWVQSPKGTGMLFMKKEQQLHVKPMWVTWGQNRWKGTVRIFEDYGTRNLAEVLALGDAIDFQQKLGMKAKLKHYEKLWEYFVEVIDNHPQLQWRSPRNWELSSSIYAVEVINKKSSELSQELFKNHGIIVRPFSSQGLNTLRISPNVFDTKKELDDLVEILLAYTKA; the protein is encoded by the coding sequence ATGAACCGCAGAAATTTTTTAAAAGGAAGTTCGATCGGGGCTGCTGGAATTTTAATTACAAATCAAATGTCACAAATAAAGCAAACATTTGCAGCTGACCTTGACAATTTTAATTCAAAAATTAACGGAGACTTTACCCATCTTCGTTCAGCCTATCAATTGAGTCCTGATGTACAATATTTTAATCATGCATCCATAGGCACGATTCCAAGCGCAGTACAAAAAGCCCGTCAAAAATACTTGGAACTTTGCGAATCCAATCCCTGGCTGTATATGTGGGGCGGCGCCTGGGAAGAATCGCGCGAGGAGACCCGAAAAAAAGCTGCTCAAATTCTGAATTGCTCGCCCGGTGAAGTGGCCTTAACCCATAACACTACCGAGGGATTTAATATATTAGCAAATGGTCTTCCACTAGGCAAGGGCGACGAGGTTGTTTTCAGTTCAATGAACCATGCAGGCGCAAGTGTTTGCTGGTTTCACCAGGCCAAGGATAAAGGATTTCAGGTTAATAAATTCGATTTCCCTGTTACGTCTTCATCAGAACTATCTAAACAAGATGTCCTCGATTTATACGACCGCAACATCACAAATCGAACCAGGGTGCTGGTTTTCCCACACATAGACAATATTGTCGGGTTAAACCATCCGGTACGAGAGTTGACTGAACTGGCTCGAAGCAAAGGTGTGGAGTTTATCGCTGTAGATGGCGCTCAAGCTGTCGGGATGGTCCAGACAGATATGCGGGATATGGATGTTGATTTTTACGCTTGCAGTCCTCATAAGTGGGTACAATCTCCAAAGGGCACCGGTATGCTTTTTATGAAAAAGGAGCAACAACTACATGTAAAACCGATGTGGGTGACCTGGGGACAAAATCGCTGGAAAGGAACCGTGCGTATTTTTGAAGACTACGGCACCAGAAATCTTGCCGAAGTTCTTGCTCTTGGGGATGCTATAGATTTCCAACAAAAATTGGGGATGAAAGCTAAATTGAAGCACTACGAAAAGCTTTGGGAATACTTTGTAGAAGTCATTGATAATCATCCCCAGTTGCAATGGCGCTCTCCAAGAAACTGGGAATTATCGTCATCCATTTATGCTGTAGAAGTTATCAATAAGAAAAGTTCAGAACTATCTCAAGAACTGTTTAAAAACCACGGCATCATTGTCAGGCCGTTTTCCTCGCAAGGCTTGAATACCTTACGCATTTCACCAAACGTTTTTGATACGAAAAAAGAACTAGATGACCTGGTTGAAATACTTCTTGCTTACACAAAAGCTTGA
- a CDS encoding GWxTD domain-containing protein, protein MNNRHFQLIILIASFYSILTYPLTVSGQKLPRTWKANYLENIFVDEEDISIATNRFMQAVPSLFEQSQHNRRILNRLFIDIIDILNESEYQLWWQLSGNLEKMQFISSFWRRRDPTRSTLSNERLFEHYQRLLIARKSYGNSSDRTYDHRGSIFVRYGEADELFNETQMATSSARTQSQIFDTGFRPSVETWFYYSFKPAVAFDFFEDVNGYILINQIDFGLQTLTDEDGKINKQRAYVEIVKRRKLLSPSYQAADFEFRTLKRFGNWSQDDGFRQMGFLIGVESFKNKKKREELKHVVSRILSDLPFVQHISYFENDNNTGTYVVTYGLEQKAIESYLELPNQNVLMSTLVINSKKINVAKQNSVVPIKFSDLISESTYGTFDFELSKGDYYFLSEAINNPTHQHGQQEFIFNKNKRDQGLAISSVLLAENILPEADSMSIPTYKRIIRSSLAIEPTPFRKFSLTDPIFVYFEIYGLKKDGSGSTDFQIEYKVKEAKKGGITGFFKKGGKSTTISNRQSGSTSTDISYSQLDLGKIGKGNFELTVHVRDMVAGKSKDAKISFSLE, encoded by the coding sequence ATGAATAATCGGCATTTTCAATTGATCATCCTTATTGCTTCATTTTATTCCATTCTAACTTACCCTCTGACAGTAAGTGGGCAAAAATTACCGAGAACATGGAAAGCAAACTACCTGGAAAATATATTTGTTGATGAGGAAGATATTTCAATCGCAACAAATAGGTTTATGCAAGCAGTTCCAAGTTTGTTTGAGCAATCCCAGCACAATAGACGCATTTTAAATCGTTTGTTTATAGACATAATCGATATTCTAAATGAAAGCGAATATCAATTGTGGTGGCAATTATCCGGTAATTTGGAAAAAATGCAATTCATTTCTTCTTTTTGGAGACGGCGCGATCCAACCAGATCGACTCTATCCAATGAGCGACTTTTCGAACATTACCAGCGATTATTGATTGCGCGCAAAAGTTATGGTAATTCTTCAGATCGAACTTATGATCATCGCGGTAGTATTTTTGTCCGTTATGGCGAAGCGGATGAATTATTTAATGAAACCCAAATGGCAACAAGTAGTGCCCGTACACAATCGCAAATATTTGATACTGGATTCCGGCCTTCGGTAGAAACCTGGTTTTATTATTCTTTTAAACCAGCTGTAGCATTTGACTTTTTTGAAGATGTAAATGGGTATATCCTTATTAACCAAATTGATTTTGGTTTACAAACACTTACAGATGAAGACGGAAAGATCAACAAACAAAGAGCATATGTTGAAATTGTTAAAAGGCGGAAGTTACTTTCACCATCTTACCAGGCGGCTGATTTTGAGTTTAGGACTTTGAAAAGGTTTGGAAATTGGTCACAAGATGATGGTTTTAGACAAATGGGTTTCTTGATTGGCGTGGAATCGTTTAAGAATAAAAAGAAGAGAGAGGAGTTAAAACACGTCGTTAGCCGAATCTTATCGGATTTACCTTTTGTGCAACATATTTCTTACTTTGAAAATGATAATAACACGGGAACTTATGTAGTCACTTATGGGCTAGAACAAAAAGCTATTGAATCCTATCTTGAGTTACCCAATCAAAATGTGTTAATGAGCACTTTGGTGATAAATTCAAAAAAAATTAATGTTGCAAAACAAAATTCTGTTGTTCCCATCAAATTTTCAGATTTAATATCTGAGAGTACTTATGGAACTTTCGACTTTGAGTTGAGCAAAGGTGACTATTATTTTCTTTCAGAGGCAATTAACAACCCAACCCATCAGCATGGTCAACAAGAATTTATTTTTAATAAGAATAAGAGAGATCAAGGACTTGCAATCAGTTCTGTCCTGCTAGCAGAAAATATTCTTCCGGAGGCGGATTCAATGTCTATCCCAACTTACAAACGTATTATCCGTTCGTCCCTGGCAATTGAGCCGACACCCTTTAGAAAGTTTTCATTAACCGACCCGATATTTGTTTATTTTGAAATTTATGGCCTCAAGAAAGACGGCTCAGGTTCTACTGATTTTCAGATTGAATACAAAGTAAAGGAGGCTAAAAAAGGAGGAATAACAGGTTTCTTCAAAAAAGGTGGTAAAAGTACTACAATCTCGAACCGGCAATCTGGCTCTACTTCAACAGATATATCATATTCACAACTCGACCTTGGGAAGATTGGGAAAGGAAATTTCGAATTAACCGTTCATGTTCGGGATATGGTGGCAGGGAAATCTAAGGATGCTAAAATATCATTCAGCCTGGAGTAA